The following is a genomic window from Garra rufa chromosome 4, GarRuf1.0, whole genome shotgun sequence.
GTTGTTAAATACAAATGTAATTAGCAATACATTGAGGAGTTGCAGTTATTTACACCACTTTGCCTTAATTAAATAAAGAACATCTTTAACACTGCGATTTAACACTGTGTGCGAGATTTAACATCAACACTGTGATTAAATTACTTCAGGGCAACTCCACCTCTTTAATCCAATCGAAATTGCATTGGGATCGAGCTCAGTCAGACTGACAGAGGTGTTTACATGTTGGCTTTTCAGATTACTAATGAATTATTTGCATAAATGTAGCTAGTGATGGCACACGTCGCTCCAGTTATTGCATGCGGCAAAAGTATTTCCTGTCTGTGAAAAATACTCCATACTGACAACGCCTGGATCTTCTCTCCAGAAGTGAAGCTTCACATGTTTGTTAAGGTTTACTTTACGTCCGAAAcgctttccacactgatcacacgcaaacggcttctctccagtgtgaacaacCGAGTGAATCTTAAGGTCTCCTTTTCGtgagaagctctttccacactgttgacaggagTAAGGCctctctccattgtgaattctcatgtgggtATCCAGGGATTGTTTATATTGGAAAGTCTGTCCACACTGAGAGCAAGTGTAAGGCTCctctccggtgtgaactctcatgtgagtcTTGAAAGTTACTTTatatctgaaactctttccacactgttgacataCATAGCCGTTCTCTCCTaagtgaattttcatgtgacagTTTAGGGTCTCCTTTAGTccgaagctctttccacactgatcacatgtgaacggcttttctccagtgtgaatccttaTGTGTTTGATAAAGCTCCACTTTTTattgaaactcttttcacactgagggcagatgaagggcttctctccggtgtggattctcatgtgggcCATGAGGTGCCCGCTTTGGCTGAAACTCTTtgcacactgttggcaggtgaaaggtttctctccggtgtggattctcatgtggcttacaaggtttcctttgtgactgaaactcCTGTCACACTCAGggcaggtgaaaggtttctctccagtgtgagttctgaTGTGTTCCTCAAGGGCTTTTTTCCCACTGAAACACTTTCTACATTGGGGGCAGGTGTTAGATGTGGTGTTCTGGGCTCTTTTTCGTGAAGTCTTGGcagtctttttgttttttttcccagtaATGTAATTACTATGTTGTTCACACTGATCATTTTCTTCCATTTCATTCCATTCTTGTCTGTCCTCTATCAGTGGCATCGGGTCtacagtggggaaaaaaatagATCTTAACTTCACATTGTAAAAAGTCACAGTAACATACTGTTTTccatcaaaagaaagaaagaaaaagaaaactaatCGTTGCCATTTCCATGCACTGCTATTTACTTTGTTGTAAGGCAAAAAACGGAAAAGTTGAACTTAAAtggaaataattattatatttatagtgCATTTTGACAGAAAGATtgggtctcattcactaataaatgcataaattgttTTGTATTTGTACGGAAAGCTTAACTTCTCACCAAAAAATgatgatcatacaaaatgcatgttattgtttattagtactgacctgaataagatatttcacataaaatgttttttgtccaca
Proteins encoded in this region:
- the LOC141333994 gene encoding uncharacterized protein, which codes for MAFIKEESGNIKTEEAFRVKHEDAEEQTKTEFIKEESEKMKTEEAFRAEHEDTEDQTDPMPLIEDRQEWNEMEENDQCEQHSNYITGKKNKKTAKTSRKRAQNTTSNTCPQCRKCFSGKKALEEHIRTHTGEKPFTCPECDRSFSHKGNLVSHMRIHTGEKPFTCQQCAKSFSQSGHLMAHMRIHTGEKPFICPQCEKSFNKKWSFIKHIRIHTGEKPFTCDQCGKSFGLKETLNCHMKIHLGENGYVCQQCGKSFRYKVTFKTHMRVHTGEEPYTCSQCGQTFQYKQSLDTHMRIHNGERPYSCQQCGKSFSRKGDLKIHSVVHTGEKPFACDQCGKRFGRKVNLNKHMRVHTGEKPFNCPQCEKRFALKGNLVSHMRVHTGEKPFTCQQCGNSFSQNGHLIAHMRIHTGEKPFPCQQCGKHFNQKWNFTKHMRIHTGEKPFTCDQCGQRFTLKESLKSHMRNHLGENFICQQCGRSFRYKVSFKIHMRVHTGEKPYMCSQCGNCFRHKGTLMSHMRIHTGEKPYTCKVCGKTFSQIGYLKSHTVVHTGEKPFTCDQCGKCFGRKVNLNQHVRIHIKRESS